A region from the Dinoroseobacter shibae DFL 12 = DSM 16493 genome encodes:
- a CDS encoding DUF2849 domain-containing protein, translating to MSRPFTPKIVTANDLLDGDVIYLAADDTWTRHLAEAEVLEDEAHAQIRLIDAQQQPDRVVGAYLADVAPGPAGPAPTHFREAFRATGPSNYNHGKQELRAR from the coding sequence ATGTCCCGCCCCTTTACCCCCAAGATCGTGACCGCGAACGACCTGCTCGACGGCGACGTGATCTACCTTGCCGCCGATGACACCTGGACCCGGCACCTGGCCGAGGCCGAGGTGCTGGAGGACGAGGCCCATGCCCAGATCCGCCTGATCGACGCCCAGCAGCAGCCCGACCGGGTCGTCGGCGCCTATCTCGCCGATGTCGCCCCGGGCCCCGCGGGCCCCGCCCCGACCCATTTCCGCGAGGCATTCCGGGCCACCGGCCCCTCCAACTACAACCACGGCAAGCAGGAACTGCGCGCCCGCTGA